In Setaria italica strain Yugu1 chromosome I, Setaria_italica_v2.0, whole genome shotgun sequence, the genomic window CATCCTTGAAAACCTATGTCAAGTCTGTGTATACAGCATATCTCACATGTGGGACCTGACATGCAGGCTCAATCGCTAAAATAAGGGGTGAACCAACAATAGTGCCTATCCTATTCCACTTTTAATAATTCTTTCTGTACTCAGACTTAACAGCATTAAGCAGAACTTCATTTGTTTCCTTTCCGTTAACGCTAACTACTTCTAATGTATGGATTGcctaaagaaaaaggaatgagCCATAGGTAAATCGTAGAATTTGGCCAGGAATATATCAGAATGAACAAGGTGCAAGACAGAAGCCTGCAATGCTATCTATCATGTGTTAAATTACCTTCTCAGCAGacagagcatcagtgcacataTTGCTGATAAGTTGAGAGTTCACCTGATAGAACAACAAAGAAGTTGAAGGGGCCATTACAATTTCGAAATAATATATTAAATATTATATGGAGGAACATGACAACAAAATGAACTTATTACCAAATGCAGTAACATATATATCAAGGACAAAGTCAAAGATGACCTCAAAATTGAAATTAATTGCCCATAAGGCCATAATCCACCATAACATCATACAAACTATAGAAATAATTGAAGTGCCATAAAGGCATAAACAAAATGCATAGTGATGTGAATTCAGTAATTCCTACCTTGCATATAGTGTCAAAGCCAACAGTAGTCTCAACAAACTGGTTCTTAAGGTCTCCATTCAAAGTTACAGGAACACCAACAACCTGTTAAAAATTGATGGTGTCAGTTAATCCGCATACAGGGAATAATCACCTGCACTAGAGTTCTAGAAAGATGGATCCAGAAAAGGTGATGATATAAAAGAAAATCTTTCAATATACCTTTGTTGCACACTTTGCCTCAGCAAAagtttcagcaagctgagcagcATCAGTATTGGATGTGACACCTTCATAAGTTGAAAATATTTAAGTTTGTGAGACAAAAGTACAGTGTACTAAAAAATCTTTGTGGATTTATTGCATACCTCCAATGATTACCAGAGCATCTAACTTCAATGCTTGGCAACTAGCCATTGCACCTTTGACCTGCTCAGTTGTTCTAATCTGATCCTTTGTTCGACCAAGCATGTCATAACCGCCTTGGTTTTTGTATGAAGAAAGAACTTCATCGGTGATCTCCAAGGTTTTCTGTGCTAGCAGACCATCAGATCCACCTGTTTCAACATAAAAAGAGAGATGTTAAAATTAAATGTTTACAGAATTTCAGTTCATGTCGAGCATGCATCTAAATGTTAGCTCTGGCAGACAACAGGAAGCAAGGGCAAGAAATACTGGGGTCTAAGTTGGTATTTTGTTGTGTATACTAATTTATTTCGTTTTGGGCTACAGACTTTAAGTAGTTTGGATGAAATGAACCCAAGTTTGGTCCAAGACCTTCAAACATAATTGCATTTATAACAAAACCTCATTACGATACATTAGTGTTGAGCTAATCATCTGCAAATCTAGTGCAAACAATGAAATGTAACTACCGTACAAAGTAATTAATATAAGCAAAAACATCAGCAATTGCCAGGAAAATTCAACCACACTAATGCGCTAGTGGGGCTCACATGCAAGCATGAGCTAATCAGCAGAAACTCTAGTTGCTAGTAACAAGTGAATAAAAAAGCCGATGATCGTATACTCCTAGGTAGTGCATGCAAAATATCAAATTACTCACCAAGAAAACCAATGAGTTTGCTGTTTTGGTTGTGGGCCTTGATAGCCTCATAGAGTCCCCAAATGACATTGTGGCCTCCAGGGGACTGCCTTCCACAGAAGACAATGCCAACCCTGCACATGGAACAAAATGATTAGATTTTGTTGTGCTTGTGGTGAGAGAAAAGACAGAAAGATAACTTTTACAAGGCAAATAGGTTTTCATGGAGAGGAACGTGACAATAGAGTAATACCTGACTGCAGGGTGCTCAGATATGACCTTAGCATCAGGGACAACAGCCGTCTTCCTGAGAAAATGTGCAAGGGGTTGCCCATAGGTGTGAGGGAACGCCTGACTGATCACATGAGCGCCTGCAGGATCAGCAGCAATTGCAGCATCACCGTACTCCACCCTCACAGTAGTGCCCTGATTTATATATAGTGCATAGAATCAGTGTGTGAATTGAGCTAACTAACAATAGAACACACAAGAAATTCGTCCAAAATGCTGTTGAGAATTCAAACCATCTAGGGACATGTAAAAAGTGCAAGTACCCCTAAGCATGATAAAGGTCTATTCGAATATTCGATAGGGATCATCTAGTCAAATTAAACATAAACAATTCCATGACCCATAAAAACTAAGCAGATAGGTCCATAATTGCTACAGACGAATACATCATTTTACTCCCAATTGCAGCACTAACAACACAAGGACAACATCAAAACAGCAAATCTAGCGTTCTTATTTTCAAATCCTGGTGTATAAAATCCCTCATTAGTCAGGCAATCTAGCGTTATTATTTTCAAATCCTGGTGTATAAAATCCATCAGAAATCAGGCAAGCAGAACGATCTGCAGAACGGGAGTAGGGGACAGAATCCGCACTTCGCATGTGACGTCCACCAGGACTCAGATCCAGTCTCGCCACGAAAGCGACGGCCGCATCAATCTGTGACAGCGACACACGCTAAGACCTGACCCCCCGAAAACAAATCAGGAGTAGGTGAACGGTGAACCGTAAACATCAGCGCCGACCGAACAAGGCAGCGCGGGATCTGGCGCCGCGCTACCCGCCGGTGAGCAGATCTGGGCCGAGGAGCCGGCAGGGAATGCAATGGCGCACGCAATGTATTGAATCAGTTGCAATGGGGGGGTGCGGAGCGGACCTGCAGGCATGGGGGGACCTCGGGCTGGTAGAGGGCGCGCTTCTTCTGCACCTCCGAGAGCTCGCGCGGCACGCCGTAGTCCGAATCCATCGCCGGCGAGCGCTGCTCCTCGTCGCCGGTACAGCGTCCGGTCCGATTGGCTTTGTTGGTGACGGTGGTGGTGAGGGTGGCGCACTGTGATGGGGGCAGATGTGGGTGCGGAGCGGGAGGATTTTTATACCGGAGGCGACCCCTGCCTGCAATCCCTCGCCCACGCCAATCGGCCAATGCGGCGAATATGCGATGCGCTCTCACCTCGCACCCTCGCCCTCGTGTCCGGTGGTGTCGTCCCGAGCTCTCTTAGTCACGCTATTATAATCTAaacgaagattttctcgcttcttcTTATAGTTCAAATTTTTAAAGCGACTTACCATATAAACGAAAATCGGtagaaataagcaaagcgtttgacGAAATTCTCACTTATTTCTACTGATAAGCCGCTTATGAGCGGAAACAAACAGGACCGATATCGGACCGACCGGATTTTCCGTACTACGGCGAGTAGTCAAATGGGCTCTGAGAGCTCCCGGACCACTGGTCCGGGTGGGCTCATGATGAATTTTGCtcaattcaacattttatcacTGTAGCTTGGTGAGCTACGCTCTCAGACATAAGACAAGGATCAGTTCGCGATTACCATGTTGCAGCCATAGAAATGAGCCTTCCAAATAAGCTTTTCAATTAACAAATGGATTCAGTTTTCTAAATAAGCTCTTTAACGAACCAAAGCTGATGCGACGCAATACAAATATACAATCAAGGCAGTGAAGACAGTTGGGACTTTTATAACCAAATATAGCCGGCAAATAGCTTCATCATAAACCAGTGCCTTGCGACGCGGCGTTATGCACACAAATACGGAGTGCCGCTCTATTGCGCCTTGGGGTGACACAGAAAGGCATTTATAATATATGAGGAAAATAATAAAGAATAACAAGTAGCTATAATGTTAACTTAGCCCCCTACCGCTACTGtatttctcctctctctctggaaaaaaaatctcaccATAAAATTAAAATACATGCATGAACCAGCTAGTTTTATGACTACCACTGTAATAATAAACAAGATGATAACAAATCAACACCGGCCTCCAACTGCAGAGGTTCTACTATGTCAGCTTGACATCATGTATCTGCTCAAATGAGATCCTATTTCCTCAGCAGAAACTGCTATAAACCCTGCACAATAAACAGGATACttggaatcaaacaaaacaagatGAGTTTTGAAGCAATCAATGGCTGAAAGAACACAAATCACGGACCTAGAAATATCAAGGAATATCACTGGCGAAGAGGTACTGCAGTCGGAAGGGAACTGAAGTAAACATGATACCATATCTACATATCAGCATGCCCAAATGGTGCACGCACGAATAGCTGACCATGAAGCGTGACAACAGCTGATGTTTGGTGGGGATCAATTCTAGATGGCAAGTTAACCACCTGCGACAGAAAAGTCACTTCCTTTTAAACTGAATTGCCAAAGGTGCCTGTGTTAGTGCTCAGAGCAAAGTCATTACCTTCTTAAACGGAGTGATCCCCCAAGGATTATCAGGCTGCTCTGGATCACCCGTGATAACCAGACGTCCAGCAGGATCTGACTGAACATGCACCTGATACCATTAGAACAAAAAGTTAGCAATTTCCCCTGTGGCATGATCTCATTCATAAGGCAAATTCCTTCTGGTTATTTGCCATATATCTGGAAGGATTTATTGTAGGTCAATGAAAAGATTCAAAGTGATGCTCTCAACACGAATGGCAGCATAATTCCTCACCTCCTCACGTAGAAGTCCAGGAACTAGCGCATAGACTTCAAAGCAATCTTTCTGCAGGAAAGCAACAACCAAATGCCGTATTTTCAGTTCAGAACTCAGCAGAAGTTCACTAGCAAAACTACCTTATATGCAATTATTTCATGGTTCAGGCTGACTCCAAAATATATCCATAATGCTGTGCACCATGTGATTAAACAAAACAAACGTATTGAACTTACAGTCTGCCGCACATTGATCTTCACCCAGTCGGCTGGTTCTCCAACGTCAATGACCATAGAATCTTCCCTGAAATTAAGCATTTCAATGCATGTAAGAATAGGAATCATCATACCAAAGATACTGCCATACAACATCTGAATGGACAAAACTTCTTCCTGACGAGCTCAGTTACACTAAATGATGCTACAAGATTTAGGATATCTTCTGTTAATTGCATAGTAGCATGTTCGACAGCAATGCCCTCTTCATCTAACATATTGTCTACCAATACTTAAAGTTAACCAAATGACTGGACAGGAAGCCTTACTGTGACTTATTTACTTTCGTGCGGGACGACTTGAGAGCATACTCTGGACTAGATGCTTTCTTTCTCTTGAGCACCCCTAATAAACATATAATGAAGAATacatgtgaaaaaaaaatagtatagTGCACAGTAGCAAGTGAAAAATCGTGAATCATACCAAAGCCTTTTAGGTTTTTATCACGACTTGAAAGTGGCATTGAATCTTTATCCTGTAGAAAGATTAACATTTTTAAATGAAAATAGTAAGCAAATAAAAAATGAATGACATAAAGGTTCCATTACCTTCAAAATGTTATCTCCATAAGTGCCATTCGCAAGGAGGCGGTGAGCATGCCAACCTTGCATAGCACGCGTTGCAGCATCCCTTCTAACTCTGGCGGAAGATGATTGATTCACAACCACCTATAAAACCATCATGGAACTTGTCAAAACAAACTAAATACAGCCGCTTTCACCTTCCAACAACAAAATACTTTCCACAGTTTCACACATATTGATGGGAACCTTGGATTACAATAAAATCCAGATTAATAACTGACACCAGGTTTCCTGCTAGAAACAAGGCAGCTAGCCAGCAACTAAATTTGCTAGGTCTATCTAGATTGAGTATGACCTTAAGCTTCAATGATACTGAAGTACTAGTTCTACACATATAATGAAAAATGAATATCTATATTGAACAACATATAGATATCTGCTAGGTGCTAACTAGaaagtaataaaaaaatattacataAGTTAAAACTGCCCTATTAATTAATTcttgaaaaaggaaaaggtttACCTCGCGGTCAGTACCACTAGGCTGTGGTAAACCAGGAGGTGGTATTTGAAGCTGACCAGTCCGAACTTTGTATTTTTCGTATTCAAGAAGTGCCTAAATTGATCAGTTAACAGACCAAGGAAACCAATGAATAAATACAACATGAAAACACATGAGCTTAGACCTTAGAGCAATGATTATTAACATGTTCAATAAAAAATCTAGCATCTAAAGCATTAAGGACGTGAAGGATTTAAAGGAGTAAAAGAAGTAGCGCTTGCATCGAAGCATGTCAAACAGCCGTCATATTTGTTCCCAcacaacaagaaaagaaaaaaaaattatttgtttGGATCTAAACTATTAACAGCATAAAGTATCATCATCTCacaaatgaataaaaaaatatgtgaCACTTCAAGGTTAAAATTAATTCACTAACAAATGCAAGACCTCTAGCTCCATATTTGTATTTGCTAGGCTACTCTCGACTCCAAAGTCCAGAAacaatttatatttatatacaaACCAAACTAAGTCTGAATGGTGTAAATTTTTGTTCTGCGAGTTAACTGATGTAAGGTTGAGAGTGCCTAAAGTTCTGTCGAAGGATAAAATGCTCCTCAGCTACACTACAAGGACAAAGTAAACAAAGACCTTCCTAGAACAATAACAAAatacttttgaaaaaaaatcctgcAGCAAACGCATCACCTTCTCGTAGAAAATTCGAAACGACCAAGAAACAGTAGTGCACGTCCTGGAAAAGAATGTGACCCAAAAGTAATTACATGGCATAAAAAGAATCCTCTGTCATGTCGCATTTAACATGTATTCTGAAAAGAGACCCTTACTTCGGCGGCCTGAAAGTCTCTCCAACTTGACGCCATAGTTTACAAATCGTTACCTGAATAAGCAAAATTCAAATGAAACAAATGTCCAGATTCAAGGAGGAAAACCAAATTATGACATGAAGGAAAACAAAGTGCTCTGCGGCCAATCATGAAAATAACTGAAACATCATTCATTAGAGATCATCAGTATTTTACTAGCTCGTGATTTCAATGGCTGGAGGATGGATGTCTTTGGTACTACAGAAAATTTCACTCCGTGGTATCTACAGCATCAAGCACCTGATAAGGAAAAATCAGCCGTACCTGCTCGTGGCCACCGAGGTGGGCGACCTGCCTCCATAACCTGGATTCCAACAGAGCGTACAGACGGCAAGCACATTTAGACGACAAGAGATGGTACTGGCGTAGCTCAGAGAGCGAGAGGAATAGAAGGTTGCGTACTTGAGGCAGTTGAGGCCCTTGCCGTAGAACTTGGGCGGCTTGAACTCGAGGCTGTGCTCCCTATGGAAGCGTTCCAGCTCCGCCATGAACgcggcctgctcctcctccgtcccagagtcgtcgccgtcgaggaaggggtccggctccggctccgcgcGGTGGCTGGCGCCACTCTGGGCCATCCCGGTGGAGCTCTCGCCCTCCACCTTCACCTCGGCCCTCGGCGACGCATCCGGGGTGgaatcgtcgtcgtcgtcatcgtcctcctcgtccccatcgtcatcctcgtcctcctccccgtcggcgTCGTGGCTGATGGCGTCCTCGCCGTTCGTCTCCACCTTCGCGCCGCCAACGATCCCCTCCCGCTCCTCGGCCACGGCCGCGGGCGCTGCGCGCTCCCCGTCCGCATTGGGCTCCGCCTGATCCGGGGAGCCCACTCCTCCCTCTCCGTCATCGCTCTCCGGTTCGGCGTCCGGGGTCGTGTCCCCACCCCGTGCGGCCGTCTCTTCAGACACGGGAGCCGCCTCTTTATCGGACGTGTGCCGCGCTTCGTCGCCGTTGGCCTCCTCGGCGAGACGGAGGTCGTGCGGGTCGTCCCCGTCGGGGTTGggatcggcgccgccgccccgcgggtCGCTCatagcgggaggaggaggggagagcGAACGGGCGGCTGCTATTTTCGCGGCAGGTTTGCACCGAGGTCTGAGGCGGAGGGGATGGCCTGGAGGAGTTGGAGTGGGACGGATCTCCACGGCTCGCGGCTCGCGGAGGAAGGGATTCTTCTTCCCTCGCCGCTTCGCGCCCACGGGCCGCCTAACCTGGGCCTCGCTCGAGGAAGGAATATGAACCATGGGCCGTTTGTGCATTAATCCTTTTTGGGCTGGGCCCTTTTTTCTCTTTATATGCCTTTTTGGTTGCAAAGATTGTCTAAtgtctatgtttttttttccgacgAATAAGATTGCCTATGCTCATACTTCCTCcgctaaaaaaaaaagtgttagCTTCAGTTTTATTGTTAAAATTTGGCAAGTAAAACATTCAGTTGAACAAGTTGAAATAGTATTGTAAAATCCATgtgacaaatatttcataacatATTTCTAAATTAATTCTAAAATTATCTGAAATGGTTCATAAAACAATAATGTTGAAATAAGTGGTTTAAAGGAAATTATAAAGTTTCTCTAAGCATAGATAGCATGTTGTTTTGTGGCTATATACATACGACACAACCGTCCAATCAACACGTGACTACAATGTTGCTAGTTTTTTCGTCTAGCTCGTGAGGGACAAGGTCACTTCCACATCCTGGAGGTAATCACTTTACAAAAGCAAACTCTTACCTTAGAGAAGAGTCGACTCATATTTCAAGTTCGATCATGCCACTAAAAATTAGAAAACAAACTAGAACTATTGCCAAAGCATCACTCTTCTCTGTCATAGACGATATGCCTATGCAAGCGAGGCAGGTGAGGATCTAAATATATGGGACCAAAATATAATAGGGCAAATGATGCGAAATGGTAACCCATATTTGTGCAGTGCGAGAAGGCAAGGTGGCAATAGGATGGCCTAGTCACACACAGCCGCACCCCGTAGACTCTCGCGAGGCAAACCATTATAAACGACAACAAATGTTTTTCCGGAAGAATGCTACATTTCAGCTTTAAAGACGGAAACGAGTAAAATACGTAAACCTTCAAGAAAAGCGGAACAGGGGGTGTACTCCTGCCGCGTACTGGTCCTGGAATCCAAAAAACCGCGTGCTCTGCTCCGACGGGCTAGTGGAAAGGATGGAGACCATGGCCGTGCGCGCGAGAACGGCGGCGCCGCTCCTCGGGACCGGGCGCCGGACCTCCGTCGCAGTGCGTCATTCGCCGTCCCTATCGTTCGCCTGCGCCGCCTCTGCGAGGCCCCGCGCCCGGCTCGGGGTGGGACTAAGGGCGCGGAGCGGGAGGGCGGCCGGGGCGCCTCGCAGGTGAGGATCTAAATATATGGGACCAAAATATAATAGGGCAAATGATGCGAAATGGTAACCCATATTTGTGCAGTGCGAGAAGGCAAGGTGGCAATAGGATGGCCTAGTCCCACACAGCCGCACCCCGTAGACTCTCGCGAGGCAAACCATTATAAACGACAACAAATGTTTTTCCGGAAGAATGCTACATTTCAGCTTTAAAGACGGAAACGAGTAAAATACGTAAACCTTCAAGAAAAGCGGAACAGGGGGTGTACTCCTGCCGCGTACTGGTCCTGGAATCCAAAAAACCGCGTGCTCTGCTCCGACGGGCTAGTGGAAAGGATGGAGACCATGGCCGTGCGCGCGAGAACGGCGGCGCCGCTCCTCGGGACCGGGCGCCGGACCTCCGTCGCAGTGCGTCATTCGCCGTCCCTATCGTTCGCCTGCGCCGCCTCTGCGAGGCCCCGCACCCGGCTCGGGGTGGGACTAAGGGCGCGGAGCGGGAGGGCGGCCGGGGCGCCTCGCAGGTGAGGATCTAAATATATGGGACCAAAATATAATAGGGCAAATGATGCGAAATGGTAACCCATATTTGTGCAGTGCGAGAAGGCAAGGTGGCAATAGGATGGCCTAGTCCCACACAGCCGCACCCCGTAGACTCTCGCGAGGCAAACCATTATAAACGACAACAAATGTTTTTCCGGAAGAATGCTACATTTCAGCTTTAAAGACGGAAACGAGTAAAATACGTAAACCTTCAAGAAAAGCGGAACAGGGGGTGTACTCCTGCCGCGTACTGGTCCTGGAATCCAAAAAACCGCGTGCTCTGCTCCGACGGGCTAGTGGAAAGGATGGAGACCATGGCCGTGCGCGCGAGAACGGCGGCGCCGCTCCTCGGGACCGGGCGCCGGACCTCCGTCGCAGTGCGTCATTCGCCGTCCCTATCGTTCGCCTGCGCCGCCTCTGCGAGGCCCCGCGCCCGGCTCGGGGTGGGACTAAGGGCGCGGAGCGGGAGGGCGGCCGGGGCGCCTCGCGCCGTCCCTCCCGGCATCGTCGCATCCGCGGTTGGTTCCTATGCATGTTTTGTTGGATACCTGCATTTGCTAGGAGACGGGGGAAATGGCAAAGCAGACGATTTTCAGTGCTTCCAGTTCTGCGTTGGAGGATTCGGACCTACTCTACTGCGAGAGCAATTAGCTTGGTTCGACTGCTTTACTTTAATGTTGTAGTGGCTGGGCTCGATTCTAGATGGAAATGTTGAAAATGATAAAGGAAACGATATGCTAATTCCAGGTTCAGATCATCAATAATTCATGTGGGGCAGCTAATTCAGTTTTGCTGTTGAACTCTAGTAGAAAGATACCCAgggaaacaaacttagtgaacATGCTTAGAACACACAAACATAGCCCTATGCCACAATCGCTATCATAACTGTTGTCTGCTAGCGGCTTTACCAGGAACCTGCCAAATGTTTAATTTCTGTAGTCCTCTGGATTGCATACTGTGCCTGAGGCTTGAAGATGTCACACTTAACCCTTCGTTTAATGAAACTCAGTCATCTTTTCTGTTTTCATAGAACTCATGCCATGTCagaaaaaattaattatttcaatatcccctgactCTATTAAGAGGAGTTGAGGACCCTACATGCATCAAGACCcttataaaaaaatgaaatctttCTTGACAAGAAATTTATCTGTAGGAGGTTGAGCAAAGCTACATTATGGTAAAACCTGATGGTGTTCAGCGTGGCCTGGTACGCCTTAATTTTCCTACTTTTCCCAACTATTagtttctttccttctttcaaGTTTGATCTCAGATAAAAAACATATCTGGTGCATATAGGTTGGGGAGATCATTTCTCGCTTTGAGAAGAAAGGCTTTTTGTTGAAGGGCTTAAAGCTTTTTCAGTGCTCCAAAGACTTGGCTCAGGTTTGCTTATGAACTTGGGGAAACTAATGTGTTTCTTGCAGAGTTAGTCATcgaggtgtgtgtgtgtgtggggaggggggggggtggaATCTGTGTTAGGCAACACTGTTCTAAAGGAACATGTCTTTATCTTCATTTGTGTCTATTTCTTGATTACTTGAAAGATTATCATCTTTTATGGTTAAATATATTTTCCAGTGCCTCATGTTTATTCATGTGCTTATGCTATTCATGTGCAGTTATTCTCTTACCTCCACCATCTCGTTCTTACATCAATTAAGTGACTGAAAGATTTATTGTCCCAACCATCTCATTCTTACATCAAAACATCTTCTTatttactccctctgtcccaaaaaacaagtcatccTATGAATTTTAGGACAGATTAATAAAGAGTAAAATGACCTCGATTGCCCCtatttattagccatatttGGTGCTAATTGACTGCTGCATGCCCACATGCACACATGCCAGATTGAGtataatgacttgttttttgggataaattttgaatcgcATAATGATTTGttatttgggacagagggagtaagtCACTCTGCCttttattttgttctttttgtACTAATTATTGATAAATACATTACTCACATTCCTCTTTTGCGTCTACTTCACATATTCACCATTTGTGGAAACATCAAAGAAATCTATTTTACCTTTCTTTATGTTGAATCAACTTGCTGTTAATGCTGTTCATATACTGTCTTCTTTGTCGTTCCTTTTCTCTCAGGAACATTACAAGGATCTGAAGGATAAACCTTTCTTTCCCACTCTGATTGATTACATAACTTCTGGCCCTGTTGTTTGCATGGTATATATTTTCGTTAAGAACTAGACATACCTGCAGCTCTATTCTTTGACCAGATACAAAGTTCACAGCTACGAATTTTGTTATTCTGTCTTGTAAGGCCTGGGAGGGTGATGGTGTTGTTGCATCAGCTCGCAAATTAATCGGAGCTACTAATCCCCTTCAAGCTGAACCAGGAACCATAAGGGGTGACCTTGCAGTTCAAACAGGAAGGTCGATACCCTCCACCCTTTCATGTATTTATGTTGTTATACGTGATTACTGTACCATGCCCCCTGATATTTAGTTGTAGTGCACCTCTGTTTTACCAATATATCAAATAAATTATGATGGAATATATGTTTCAGGAATGTTGTCCATGGAAGTGATAGTCCTGATAATGGCAAGCGTGAAATCGGTAAGATCAGCAATAATTGAGTATGGTTCTATGTTGCTGTTAGGTGATGTTCTGAGTGAATAATCATTTTAAACAATTGACAAACTACATTGAATGGTAAACAAATTTTATCTTCAACCTTTGAGAAGCATACTGAGTACTGGAGTGTTTAACGTGGCAATCAGGAGCGAGATTAAATTGTCTTAAGATAAATGGGTCATGTACTTAGTGATATGGCATGTATATTGGCTTGGACCTAAATTTGTTTACGCCTGCTAGCTATTATAAGTGGCAATATGAGATGACGAGCTAAAGTTACCCTCCTCTCCTATTTGCAGTTCTGTGGTTCAAAGAAGGAGAGCTCTGCCAATGGGAATCAGTCCAAACAGCTTGGCTTATAGAGTGATCTCTTCTGATGGCT contains:
- the LOC101780441 gene encoding nucleoside diphosphate kinase 2, chloroplastic, which codes for METMAVRARTAAPLLGTGRRTSVAVRHSPSLSFACAASARPRARLGVGLRARSGRAAGAPRAVPPGIVASAEVEQSYIMVKPDGVQRGLVGEIISRFEKKGFLLKGLKLFQCSKDLAQEHYKDLKDKPFFPTLIDYITSGPVVCMAWEGDGVVASARKLIGATNPLQAEPGTIRGDLAVQTGRNVVHGSDSPDNGKREIVLWFKEGELCQWESVQTAWLIE
- the LOC101779773 gene encoding AT-rich interactive domain-containing protein 5, whose amino-acid sequence is MSDPRGGGADPNPDGDDPHDLRLAEEANGDEARHTSDKEAAPVSEETAARGGDTTPDAEPESDDGEGGVGSPDQAEPNADGERAAPAAVAEEREGIVGGAKVETNGEDAISHDADGEEDEDDDGDEEDDDDDDDSTPDASPRAEVKVEGESSTGMAQSGASHRAEPEPDPFLDGDDSGTEEEQAAFMAELERFHREHSLEFKPPKFYGKGLNCLKLWRQVAHLGGHEQVTICKLWRQVGETFRPPKTCTTVSWSFRIFYEKALLEYEKYKVRTGQLQIPPPGLPQPSGTDREVVVNQSSSARVRRDAATRAMQGWHAHRLLANGTYGDNILKDKDSMPLSSRDKNLKGFGVLKRKKASSPEYALKSSRTKVNKSQEDSMVIDVGEPADWVKINVRQTKDCFEVYALVPGLLREEVHVQSDPAGRLVITGDPEQPDNPWGITPFKKVVNLPSRIDPHQTSAVVTLHGQLFVRAPFGHADM